One stretch of Oncorhynchus masou masou isolate Uvic2021 chromosome 9, UVic_Omas_1.1, whole genome shotgun sequence DNA includes these proteins:
- the LOC135545285 gene encoding calcium/calmodulin-dependent protein kinase kinase 1-like, with amino-acid sequence MSEDTDGLTELAELDSEHNAELADMVAAMNVASNRMTPPNGHRRPLAPARRKLSLSDRKLSLQERSTQPREARQPTIESKRVSISDSQDCIQLNQYKLKDEIGKGSYGVVRLAYNEDDEQYYAMKVFSKKKLMKMCGFPRRPPPRGASTEPGQPPKPLGPLERVYQEIAILKKLDHLNIVHLVEVLDDPAEDNLHMAFELMPKGPVMEVPSDTPFTEEQARFYFRDIILGIEYLHYQKIIHRDIKPSNLLLGDNGHVKIADFGVSNQFEGSDALLSSSAGTPAFMAPEMMTDHEQSFTGKALDVWAMGVTLYCFVYGKCPFIDEYIIGLHNKIRNRPVEFPDMPEVCKELKELIIRMLDKNPDSRITIPEIKEHPWVTEDGTDLLPLEEEHCTVVEVTEEEVQNSIKLIPSLSAVILVKSMLRKRSFSNPFECHNRRAERSMSAPGGLLADSWGRLETEVHPSLRKSSREGELDGNGEGELEDLTEDDGALSEGC; translated from the exons ATGAGTGAAGACACTGATGGACTGACAGAGCTGGCAGAGCTGGACTCTGAGCACAATGCAGAGCTGGCTGACATGGTGGCCGCCATGAACGTGGCATCCAACCGGATGACCCCTCCCAACGGCCACCGAAGGCCCCTTGCACCAGCGCGCCGGAAGCTGTCATTGTCAGACAGGAAGCTATCATTGCAGGAGCGATCAACCCAGCCGCGAGAGGCTCGACAGCCCACAATCGAGTCCAAGCGAGTGTCCATTTCAGATTCCCAG GATTGTATCCAGCTCAACCAATACAAGTTGAAGGATGAGATTGGAAAG GGCTCATATGGTGTGGTGAGATTAGCTTACAATGAAGATGATGAACAATACTAT GCAATGAAAGTTTTTTCAAAAAAGAAGCTGATGAAGATGTGTGGATTTCCTC GACGCCCCCCTCCCCGAGGAGCCAGCACAGAACCGGGACAGCCACCCAAACCCCTGGGGCCACTGGAGAGAGTCTACCAGGAGATCGCCATCCTGAAGAAACTAGACCACCTTAACATTGTCCATCTGGTGGAG GTTCTTGATGATCCTGCTGAAGACAATCTCCACATGG CCTTTGAGTTAATGCCAAAAGG CCCAGTGATGGAGGTGCCCTCAGACACTCCCTTCACAGAGGAACAAGCCCGCTTTTACTTCAGGGACATCATCCTGGGAATTGAATACT tGCACTACCAGAAGATCATCCACAGAGACATCAAGCCTTCCAACCTGTTACTGGGAGACAATGGGCATGTGAAGATTGCAGACTTTGGTGTCAGTAACCAGTTTGAGGGGAGTGATGCTCTCCTGTCCAGCTCAGCAGGGACTCCAGCCTTCATGGCCCCAGAGATGATGACTGATCATGAGCAGAGCTTTACTGGCAAG GCCTTGGATGTGTGGGCCATGGGAGTCACCCTGTACTGCTTTGTCTATGGGAAG TGCCCTTTCATCGATGAATACATCATCGGCCTGCACAATAAGATCAGGAACAGGCCCGTGGAGTTCCCAGACAT GCCTGAAGTATGCAAGGAGTTGAAGGAGCTTATTATAAGGATGCTGGATAAAAATCCTGATTCAAGGATCACCATTCCTGAAATCAAG GAGCACCCATGGGTGACGGAGGATGGCACTGACCTTCTACCCCTGGAGGAAGAACACTGCACCGTGGTGGAGGTGACTGAGGAGGAGGTCCAAAACTCCATCAAACTCATCCCCAGTCTGTCTGCTGTG ATCCTGGTGAAGTCCATGCTGAGGAAGAGGTCTTTTAGTAACCCCTTTGAGTGTCACAACAGGAGGGCAGAGAGGTCTATGTCTGCTCCAGGAGGTCTCCTTGC